The following are encoded together in the Bacteroidota bacterium genome:
- a CDS encoding phosphotransferase: MKANIQKKLITLFEIWSKEELESSELLPISGSVRQYIRLISKNKTAIGCFNDNYKENSAFLSYAQQLKSAQLPVPKIYADQLDDHIYLQEDLGDLSFYDHIDQINRNDEGNLKISILYKSVINHLIEFQFKGHEVIDYSKAYPRSKFDKQSMLWDMNYFKHFFIKLAGVSFHEQDLEDDFRSLVNYLLSTNTDYFMFRDFQSRNIMINNDEFFFIDFQGGRQGALQYDLASLLYDAKANLTIDQREELLIYYMLKLSEKMTVDKAAFRNYYYAYVLIRVMQAFGAYGYRGFFERKQHFLLSIPYALNNLKYLMDKIELPIKLPALYSVFDQLIHSPNLNEFNYKPKPGLTVLINSFSYKRSIPLDNSGNGGGFVFDCRFLPNPGRLKEFKELTGNNQEVINYLSPLDEVQQFINQVENIVS, encoded by the coding sequence ATGAAAGCCAACATACAGAAAAAGTTAATTACTCTATTTGAAATCTGGAGCAAAGAAGAATTAGAAAGTAGTGAGTTACTCCCAATTTCAGGATCGGTTCGCCAATATATTCGCTTGATATCCAAAAATAAAACAGCAATAGGTTGCTTCAATGATAACTATAAAGAGAATAGCGCATTTCTGAGCTATGCTCAACAACTTAAATCTGCTCAACTTCCAGTTCCAAAAATATATGCAGACCAGTTGGATGACCACATTTATTTACAAGAAGATTTAGGAGACCTTAGTTTTTACGATCATATTGACCAAATAAATAGAAACGATGAAGGTAATCTGAAAATCAGCATATTATACAAAAGTGTAATAAACCACTTGATTGAATTTCAATTTAAAGGACATGAAGTAATCGACTATAGCAAGGCTTATCCTCGATCAAAATTTGATAAGCAATCGATGTTGTGGGATATGAATTATTTCAAGCATTTTTTTATCAAACTGGCTGGTGTCAGTTTCCATGAGCAAGATTTAGAAGATGACTTCCGCTCGCTTGTTAATTATTTGCTGTCAACCAATACAGATTATTTTATGTTTAGGGATTTTCAATCCAGAAACATCATGATTAATAATGATGAATTCTTTTTTATCGATTTTCAGGGAGGCCGACAAGGAGCTTTGCAATATGACCTCGCCTCATTGCTTTATGATGCCAAAGCAAATTTAACAATAGATCAAAGAGAAGAATTGCTTATTTATTATATGTTGAAGCTGTCTGAAAAGATGACTGTTGACAAAGCGGCCTTTCGAAACTATTACTATGCCTATGTTTTGATACGGGTGATGCAAGCTTTTGGAGCCTACGGATACAGGGGCTTTTTTGAAAGGAAACAACACTTTTTATTGAGTATTCCTTATGCATTAAATAATTTAAAATACTTGATGGACAAAATTGAACTACCCATTAAGTTACCCGCGCTTTATTCTGTTTTCGATCAACTTATTCATTCACCTAACCTGAATGAATTTAATTACAAACCTAAACCAGGTTTAACCGTATTGATTAATAGTTTTTCTTACAAACGTTCAATACCACTGGATAATAGTGGAAATGGAGGCGGATTTGTATTTGATTGTCGTTTTTTACCTAATCCGGGGCGATTGAAAGAATTCAAAGAATTAACAGGAAACAATCAGGAAGTAATCAATTACTTAAGTCCTCTTGATGAAGTTCAACAATTTATCAATCAAGTCGAAAACATAGTTAGT